A section of the Streptomyces sp. CG1 genome encodes:
- a CDS encoding RICIN domain-containing protein → MNRKVASASTAIRLPIAAPTISLAAATPASAFTSNCAKYLDLQGYCKNIDAMKRVVKFAGLAMSAVFTVVLLPNTSVADTNDGPVTLVNKSNGKCLEVENSSKSDGARVQMWDCNGQPGAKWEILSTGFTTSKIVNVNSGKCLEIADSRMDNGAPAQQWNCVYKDTQRWNVGTSTIENVNSAKFLEVSNGSADNGARVQQWSYANLEWQHWSFGN, encoded by the coding sequence ATGAACCGCAAAGTAGCGAGTGCATCGACTGCCATCCGCCTTCCCATAGCCGCCCCGACAATCTCCCTCGCGGCAGCCACTCCCGCGTCGGCGTTCACCAGTAACTGTGCCAAGTACCTCGATCTGCAGGGTTACTGCAAAAACATCGACGCGATGAAGAGGGTGGTCAAGTTCGCCGGCCTGGCCATGTCTGCGGTTTTCACTGTCGTGCTGCTGCCCAATACCAGTGTGGCTGACACTAACGACGGCCCCGTCACGCTGGTGAACAAATCGAACGGGAAGTGCCTCGAGGTCGAGAACTCCAGCAAGAGTGATGGCGCCCGGGTTCAGATGTGGGACTGCAACGGCCAGCCTGGCGCGAAGTGGGAGATCCTTAGCACAGGGTTCACCACGTCCAAGATCGTAAATGTTAATAGCGGAAAGTGCCTGGAGATCGCGGACTCCCGCATGGATAACGGCGCGCCGGCGCAGCAGTGGAACTGCGTCTACAAGGATACCCAGAGGTGGAACGTCGGCACCAGTACGATCGAAAACGTCAACAGCGCTAAGTTCCTCGAGGTCAGCAATGGAAGCGCCGACAATGGTGCGCGCGTCCAGCAGTGGTCGTACGCCAACCTGGAGTGGCAGCACTGGAGTTTCGGCAACTGA
- a CDS encoding TetR/AcrR family transcriptional regulator, with translation MPKQVDHHERREEISRALWRVVEQKGVAHLTVREVAKEAGISHGALQHYFASREAMLCFAMDLATQQKSQRVGRRLGELGDRPHPRDVLRVMLTEMLPLHADARAASRISAAYVLEALQNENIRVRARDGIAQGRVIVEQLIRDAIAEGHISPDRDPVVETHLLLALTGFTTLIELDVVGRQDALTAVDQYLDRLFTEGDAEHGAREGERRR, from the coding sequence ATGCCGAAGCAGGTGGACCACCACGAACGCCGCGAAGAGATCTCCCGAGCGCTGTGGCGTGTGGTCGAGCAGAAGGGCGTCGCGCACCTGACCGTGCGTGAGGTTGCGAAGGAGGCGGGCATCTCCCACGGGGCACTGCAGCACTACTTCGCCTCCCGGGAGGCCATGCTCTGCTTCGCCATGGATCTTGCAACACAGCAGAAGTCGCAGCGCGTCGGCCGGCGCCTGGGGGAACTCGGCGACCGGCCGCACCCCCGTGACGTGCTCCGGGTGATGCTCACGGAGATGCTCCCTTTGCATGCCGACGCCCGCGCGGCCAGCCGGATCAGCGCCGCGTACGTCCTTGAGGCACTGCAGAACGAGAACATCCGCGTGCGGGCGCGCGACGGTATCGCCCAAGGGCGCGTCATCGTCGAGCAGTTGATCCGTGATGCGATCGCCGAGGGGCACATCTCTCCCGACCGTGACCCGGTGGTCGAGACCCATCTGCTCCTCGCCCTCACCGGGTTCACCACCCTCATCGAGCTGGACGTGGTCGGGCGTCAAGACGCGCTCACCGCTGTCGATCAGTACCTTGACAGGCTGTTCACAGAAGGCGATGCAGAGCACGGGGCACGGGAGGGGGAGCGCCGCCGATGA